TCCAATCCGGCCGCCTCGAGGTCTTGACGGGCACAGTGCGAGTGGTTGGAAATAGCACGTTCTCGCCCGGCTCGGTCATCCGAACGAGAATCGGAGGACCTGATCCCGGCCAGGACTTCGGCCAACTTCAGGTCACCGGTAGCGCCGCGCTCTCCGGCGCCCTTGAGCTGGAACTGGCCAATGGGTTTACTCCAGCCACCAACCAAACATTTGCCATCCTGACCTGTGGTTCACGGACGGGCACGTTTTCCAGCTTCCAGGGCGGGTTCATCGCGGATGGCTTCTATTTCCGTCCCAGCTACACAACCGCCGCCGTGCAGTTGGAGGTCATCAATGGGGTGGCCCGCCTAGTCAGCCCGACGAAGTTGAATGGGGCCTTTAGCAGTCGCATTCAAGGGGTCATCAACGGTGTTTACCAAATCGAGTCGAGCACCAACCTTGTGGACTGGGCCCCCCTCGGCACCACGATCATCCCGATCGGAGGACTGGCGACGTGGACAGATCCCGCGCCGGCCACCCTTCCGCTCCAATACTATCGGGCGGTTTTCCAGCCCTGACGCCCTGGGGAGAACCGGAATGCAGCATAGATTTACTATCCTAAGTCTGCTGGCTTTAACAATCGCCACGGGCTGGGCTTAGGAATGTGGACGTTGTTCCATTTTCATGGCTTCGTCCACAGCTTCTCCAGCAGTGTCAACATCTCCGGATCGTGCAGCTTCAGCTCGTCCCGGGTGAAGGGAAAGAAGTCGTTGCGCACAAAATAAGCCTCGGTGGCCTCCGCGAAATATTCCATCGGGTTGGTCATCGCGTAGGCACGCTCGCGGGTGTTGGGTTTCCCGTTGCCAAACCACCGTTCGACGAGCTCGTATTTACCACCCGCTTTGGCACGTTCGAAGGCCGCTTTGATGGAGGCGTTCGAAAAGCCATCCTGGAGCACGCGATGGTGATAGCCATGGGCAAGTTCGTGGAGGACGAAGTTCGGCATCCGATTCATCTCTTTTTCGAAGTCGGCAACACCAGAGAACTCAACCGCGCGCGCCATCATCGGATCGCGGCCGTTGGCGCGAAGCCAGCCGGCATCGGGATGATACTCGGCGCCCGTCCGGCTAGGCTGATAGGCGGGTGAGAAATACAAAGGTATTCGCCTCAATTCCTTCACGGCCGTCGGGGGAACCACGCGAACAATCTCATCCAGCATCTTCTGGAGCAAACCCAGCGCATGCTCCGTGGCGTTGCGCTCCGTCTCCAGCAATTTGGTTTGGACAAGCACCTGCCACCCGGAGATATCCCGGATCTCGCGGGGAATGGCCGCCGGGATGGTGGTTTGCGCCTGTCCCGGCGCAGCCTGAATCCAGGAGGCAAGTGCCAAACCGAGGAAGACTACCGTTCGTTTCCCGAGCGCGCCGAAGCTGCGTGAGTGTGGGTGCATACCAGTGGCAATCATTCTAGCTGAAGGTCCATCCACATACAAGGGAACGAGAGCCTTTGCCAGCATGGGGTTGAAAACAGCCTCGCCCGGAATACTCACCCCCCTGCCCCTCTGCTAACCGGAGGTAAGATTCAAGTAGGCACGGGAGGGAGAATGCCCCAAGGTGGCGTCCTTGAATGTAGTCTTGATCCTGTTCTCCGCCCTGTCATTCCTCGCTTATGGGTCGGCGTGCTTCGTGTCCTCACAGATGAGACGAGAGTTCGAACGTTACCACCTCGGATCGCAACGAAAACTGGTGGGTGGGTTGCAGGTCTTGGCGGGGATGGGGTTGTTGGCGGGACTGAGCTATCCGTGGATGGGACAAGCGGCTTCAGCTGGGCTCGCGCTGATGATGATGATCGCAGTCGGCGTCCGCATCAGAATCAAAGACACTCTACTCCAGACCTTACCAGCGCTGATTTACCTGGCGCTGAACGGTTACCTGAGTTTGGGGGCGTTTTGGTCGGAGACATGTCTCCGCGCTCCATAGAGCCACCCAGATACCCACGTCATTGGAGAGCACGAGCGCCCTATGGACCGCGGTGGCACGACACCGCTGTTCCTTCACGCCAGATCATTCCGTCCCATGCAGCCTCTCACAGCGGCTCCTCCAGGGCTTGTAGGCAAACGCTGTTTTGGAAGGCAACTCGACACGTTTTCCGAACCTCACAAGAGCCGTGCCATTGCGTCGGCGGGTGTTGCTGCTAGAAGAGCGCGATGGCGGTACACATCGCGAGAACGCCGATGGCTGGGAGCGACTTTTCGATCGGGTCTTTCACTTTGAGATGCATGACGAACGCTCCCAGCATCAACAATCCCAAGCCGATCGCAGCAGGTCGGGCGAGCGGATGAACCCAAATGGCTATAATGAGGGCGAGCGCAAGGCACACCTTGAGTGCGCCGATCAGGCACATGAACCAGAACGGCAGCCCATAGGCGGCAAATTCTTCGCGGAGGGTCTTAGCCTCGCCCCCACGATACGGGGTCGCCCTGCGGGAGCGGAGCAGCCAGACGTTGAGGATCCCGACGGCTACGATCAACTGCAGAGCAATGAGGAAATAGTGCACGAGATAAAAGGAAAAGTGTGGGGATCGGACAATTCGAATACGGCCCACTATTCTCCCCATCGCAAAGCGCCACAAGCGAATTCCTCCACCCGAGCCAAAGCGAAGCGTGATCCGTGATCAGAATTGCCGCATTCAAGTTCCCTCCCACTCCATGACGCAAGGACTCCAGCCTGAAACGACTCGCCGCTGATCGCGGCAAACTGACAAGCTGTAGGAGATTCTCACCTTGTTCGCCTTAGTACCTGAATCCGAAGCCGAGAACCCGCAGGGCTCAAAGAGATTAGCCGGGGCGTGGAGCGCAGCGACACCCCCGGTCTGTCGCCCCCTATTGAACAGCACCCTGAAAGGCGTGCCACCCGTCGGCGAACAGACTGACGAACAGATTCGGTTCCTTGAGTAGGGATGACGCAAGTCTCAGGAGCCGGTGGCATCGCTGCGCGATGCTCCGTACTTTTCACAGTTCCGGGGGTGCGAGCACCCCCGGCTAAATTTCTTTGAACCCTGCGGGTTCGGGCTCCCTAACACCAAGGTGAGAACCTGCCATATTGCCCAGCTTGTCTAGTATCGATCTCTAGCGGCAAGGATGATGTCCTGCCACCGGGATCAGATGTTCCAGCACGCAGTGCCTCCTCGTAGCAAACGCCGCCGGCGCGATGCCATGAGGTTCCCGCACCTCACAACAGCCCGTGCCATCGCGCTGGCGGTGTTTGCTGCGAGGCCGCGAACACAAAGGCATCGACTTTCCTCGATCGACAGCTCTAGGTTAGCCGACAAAAGTAGCGTTCATACCCGCTAAGCTCTATGGCTACCCCGACAACATCGGTTGGATTGGCAGGCCCCGATTCGAGAATCCCAACCACACCCCGCCCGACTCGTCTCACGAGCGCCCGGATTCTGCGGGCGGCCGCGCTGTTACTGCTGTGCTCGGCCACGCCGATGCCGATCCAGGCTCAGGAAGACAGAGCGCATCCGTTCTCCGTCGAGGAAACAGCAGAACGCATCACACTGCGTGGATCGGTGCTGGAAGCGTCCATCAAGAAAAAGGGTTACGTGAGCGGAGTGGAAGCAGGCAGCCTTCTGGATAAGAAAACCGGCGCGCGCGACCTCGGCTTCGGCCTGGACATTCAGGATTGGATCATGGAGCCGGGCAGCGATGCGGCCTATCGCAGCCAGTTAACTGGCGATCTGCCCTACGACTTCAACAACGCCTATCACGGCAAGACACCCAAGCGCAGCATCGAGGGACCCCAAATTTGCACCCAAGCCAAGGAGCTCCAGCCACGAGTAATCCAGGGTCGGGACTTTGTCGCGGTCGAGCAACGTTGGAACTATACCATCGCCGCTCCGGGCAAGCAGACGGGCTCAGAATGGAAGCAGACCCTGGTCTTCCCCGCGGGCAAGCGATATTTCATCTCATCCGACCGCATTCTGAGTCGCAACGCGGGCGATGCTCTTTTCTTTCGACAGGACCTGCCGGGACATCTGAAGCACACACGCGGCGACACGTTCAGCGAGATCTACCTGAGCTACCGCGGAAGGATTCCCGCCACCGAGTTCTTCAACGATTTCGCGCCGGACGAGAAGTTCAATTATCGACGCGACCGCGATGGCGTCCCTCAGCGCATGATCCGCGCCTATCGCACACGCGACCCGAAGACGGGCGCGGACGGTCCGTGGCTAGCCGGCATGGTGCTCAACCCTAGCGATACCTCAGAGGCCTGGTGTCATCAACGCACCGGCTATGTGTGCTTCATCCATGAGATCGGTGAGCGACCCGTGAAAGCCGGCGAGTCGTTCGGCGGAGCCTTCGTCATCGGTTGGTTCGACAGCATCGAGGAGATGGAGCGCGTCTATGATCAATACCGAGGTCACAGCGCGCTCGATGTGAACGCAGAGGGCTGGAAGTTAAAAAAGTGACGCAGGAGCGAAAAGCTGCCACCCCCCGCTAGGGCCATGGGAGGAAGGAGTTGATCGGCTAAACGCTCATCCACTGTTCCTGTTAACTTCGTTCCGTTTCGTGTTTCGAGGCACCGAAGCGTGCGATCGGTTCATGGGAAGAACCGCAACCTCAGCGATTCTCAATTTCGCGGCTCCTACCCATTCTGGGCGGGAAGTTACTCGCAAACTTTGTCGAGTTGCCTGGAAAACCGGCGTTCCCCTCAGCCCTCGGGGTCGGGACGCATGACCCCCGGCAGCACCCAGCACGCCCAAAGGATCAATCCGGCGACCCACGCGAAGGCCGCATAGAGATAATGGCTGATCTGAATGTGGGGTAGGAACTCTCCTGACACCCGCGACAACAGCCCCAGCAGGACCAAAGTCAGAACTGACAGAAGAACAGGATGAGTCCGTTCAAGTCGGCTACGTCCTCCGCTATGACCCAGGACAACCCGCGTGGCCACGCCCAAGGTGATGAGTCCGAATCCTCCCATCAATTCGAAGTGAAGCAGCCCGACACGGGCTCCGGGCAGCCAAGCGGCGGCGAGAATGCCCACCGGAATGCAACCGAGACCGGTGAGAAGCAGCGGATGCACACCGCTCCAACTCCAGCGTAAGCGCTCCACAGGAATGTGGTAGCAGAAGAAGGCAGTGACACAGGCTCCCCGAACCATGGCCGCCCACACCGGCCAACCCAGCGCCTCCATCCCATAGCTCAACAAGGCAAGGAACGCTGCCACCTGCGCGGCGTGCAGATCCATCCGACGAAAGGACGCCGCTTGCGCCTCGTCGCTGGCCTTCCTCCGAACGCCGGTTCCGAGAAACCGCGGCAGCAAAAACCCGCCCGCACCCATCACGGCGAGGAGGATGAACGCATGATAGCTCAGAAGTTTGCCGAGCAGAACGAGCTGGAAAGGGGTCTCCCACCAGCGGGAGGCCGCCTGCAACGCTAAGCCGGCGATCGCTGAAAGAAAACCGAAAGCGACGAGAATGAAGGTCGCCGGAAGTTGGGTCTTCCCGGAATGGCAACGCGCTCGTAGCAAGAAGAACAGGCTCCCCAAGCCCAGGACGAAGAGGATGTCTCCCCATCCATTGGATCCGAGAGTGTTGGCTATCACGCTTCCCGTGAACCCAGTCAGGAGCAGTCCCACCTCCCGTGCATTGAACGGCCGGGAATCTACCAACCGCGGCATGGCGGTGCCCATGAACCCCAAAATGAATCCTCCAAAGAATCCATGGATCATCAACCGGGCATGGCTGGGACCGGGATAGTTCTGGATCCAACCCCAAATCATGGCCGGCCAAAGCAACACCCCCAGCACACCCGCCAGCGTAGCCAGCGGGAAAAACAACCGGAAAGGCTCCGCACACAACTCCCGCCCATTGACCCACTTTCGCGCCGAGGAGGCCTCGTTAGGGTGCAGTCGCTTATCTCGGCTGGGACAGCGCTTCGGCCCTGGACGTTCCTCCGAGCTGCTCAAAGGCAGCGAGTTCAAGGAAGAAGGTTGAGTGAGCGGACGCGTAGACATAGTTCATCCCCCGCCGATGCGGAGACTCATCCAGCATAAGGGGGGCGTGCGAGCGCAGAAGCACCAGATTTGCGCAGAACCCACCAATCCTTGGCTTTCATTACTGCGGCGGGAAGAAGGTCCGAACCCGCAGGCAACCGGCCTGACGAACGAACGGATACGGTTTCCTGATGACGGTTGATGCTCGCCTCAGGAGCTGGTGGCATCGCTGCGCGATGCTCAGAGATTCTGCGGATTCCGGGGGTGCCAGCACCCCCGTCTAATGTCTGTGAACCCTGCGGGTTCAGGCTCCTTCCGCCCAGGAGCGACCGATGAATCGCTGAATATCGGACTCAGTCCTGGATCACAACGTTATCACCCAGCCCGCCATCTAAGACATCAAGTCCGGGTCCGCCGAGTAGCACGTCATCATTGTCACCGCCCACGAGGATGTCGTTGCCGGCACCCCCGATCAAAACGTCGTTACCAGGACCGCCGTCGGCCCTAAGCTGGATCGCCCCGGCAACCAGGCCCGAGCCCTCCACGACATCATCGCCAGCTAGCGCATTGACCGTCACGCGATCCACGGCAGCCTCTGCGCCCGTGATGTTGACTTGGGTGCTGAGACCCACAATAGAGACTCCGGTGGCGCCACCCGTGAGCACGATCACATCGTCGGCCGCTGTACCCTGCACCAGCACGGCGTCCGCCTGTCCATCCCCGGTAGTTCCGCCGTTCACTCCTGACAGGTTCAGGTTGACCGAGGTCACGTCGGTGCCCGCCAGATCGCCTACAGTAATGACATCCGCACCTCCCAACGCGTTAAAGTCGATGATCTCGGTGTCGTTCAAATCCATCACCACATTGGCAATGTTGCGGAAGAACGTGATTCGCCCGCCATTCGCCGAGACGCCGATGTTCTCCGCAATATTGGCTCCATTGAAAAGCAGCCGGTCCGTGCCCGCCTGCCCTTCAATGGTGTCGTTGTCATCGCCGGGATTCCAGACGAAGGTATCGTCGCCGGCTCCCATCAGCGCGGTGTCAGTGCCGTCGCCGCCAGTCATCAAATCGTTGCCCGCGCTGCCCCGGAGCAAATCGTTGCCGAGTCCGCCATTCATCGTGAGTTGGAGGGCCGAAGCCTCCAGCGCAGAGGCGTCCAGAACATCGTCTCCACCGAGCCCATTAAGGGTGAGACGGTCGTTCGCCGGTTCGGCGGACAACACGTTGACCCCGGTGTGCAGCCCGAAAATACTCACGCGTCCGGCGTTGCTCCGAACGCCAAAGGTATCCGCGCCTTGGGTGCCGTTCACCGTGACCGTGTCAGCCGTGCCGTCCCCTGCGCCGCCGGCTCCCCGCAGATCAAGCCCGATGGCGGTCATATCCGTGCCGCTCAGGTCACCGATGACGATGCCGTCGGCGCCCCCGAGCGCACGCAGCTCAAGCGTCTCCACATCGTTGAGATCCATCGTCACGTTGGCTACATCGCGAAAGAACACCACGCGACCGCCGTTGGCCGCGACATCCACGTTCTCCGCAGCGTTGGAGCCAAAGAACAGCAGTGTATCCACTCCATCTTGCCCCTCAACCGTGTCGTTACCGTCCCCAGGATCCCACTGAAACACGTCGTTGTCGGAGCCCATGAAGGCGACATCGTTCCCGTTGTCGCCAAAAATGAAGTCGCTCCCGGCACCACCGAAAAGGACGTCGGCCCCTTGGGATCCCAGCAGCCTGTCTTTGTCGGCACCACCATCGATCGTCAACTTGATGACACCGGCCGGCAAGGTGGTCGCAGTCACGGTATCGTCTCCACCCAGAGCGTTCACAACGAGCGAATCGTTGGCTCCCTCCGAATGGGCGATTCGGACCTGAGGCGTCAGCCCGAGGACTGACACCGAAGACCCCGCGCCAAGGATATCGAGCGGGTCGGGGCTATTGCTGCCGTTGACAGTCACAATATCCGCCGCACCGTCGCCCGCCGAGCCGCCAATAACACTCGCCAGGCTGACGTTAACAGTGCTCAGACCCGTCCCCGACAGACTACTTACGGAGACATTATCCGCACCACCCAACGCGTTAACGTCGAGAGTTTCGACCCCGTTGAGGTCCATCACGATGTTACCCAAATTGCGGAAAAACCGCACGCGGCTGCCGTTGACCGTCACGTCAAAGATCTCATTGGCGGCGCTGCCGTTGAAGAGCAGTTTATCCGTCCCCGCCTGACCTTCGACGGTGTCGCTCCCATCGCCCGGATCCCACTGAAACGTGTCGTCACCCGCGCCCAAAAGCGCCACGTCGTTACCTTGTTGACCGTCGATCACATCGTTGTTGTCGCCCCCCAGCAGCACGTCGGGTCCATTGCTTCCGAGAATCGTATCGTCACCTGAGCCGCCATCGACGGTGATCTGGATTAATGCGGCCAGGTTGCCGACCGCCGAAAAAGAATCATTTCCTCCATTCATGTTGACCACGAGGTTCTCTGAGGTGCCGATGTCGATGGAGAAGGGCGCGGGGTTGATCCGATCGAAGCGCACGCGCGCGCCGTTAGCCGTGGTGGTGAACTGTTCTGCACCGTTACCGCCGTTGACCTCCACCGTGTCGGTTCCGGTGCCGCCCTCGTTACGATCCGTATCGTCGCCCGGATTCCAGAC
The DNA window shown above is from Verrucomicrobiales bacterium and carries:
- a CDS encoding DoxX family protein; protein product: MNVVLILFSALSFLAYGSACFVSSQMRREFERYHLGSQRKLVGGLQVLAGMGLLAGLSYPWMGQAASAGLALMMMIAVGVRIRIKDTLLQTLPALIYLALNGYLSLGAFWSETCLRAP
- a CDS encoding DoxX family protein is translated as MHYFLIALQLIVAVGILNVWLLRSRRATPYRGGEAKTLREEFAAYGLPFWFMCLIGALKVCLALALIIAIWVHPLARPAAIGLGLLMLGAFVMHLKVKDPIEKSLPAIGVLAMCTAIALF
- a CDS encoding NnrS family protein → MSTRPLTQPSSLNSLPLSSSEERPGPKRCPSRDKRLHPNEASSARKWVNGRELCAEPFRLFFPLATLAGVLGVLLWPAMIWGWIQNYPGPSHARLMIHGFFGGFILGFMGTAMPRLVDSRPFNAREVGLLLTGFTGSVIANTLGSNGWGDILFVLGLGSLFFLLRARCHSGKTQLPATFILVAFGFLSAIAGLALQAASRWWETPFQLVLLGKLLSYHAFILLAVMGAGGFLLPRFLGTGVRRKASDEAQAASFRRMDLHAAQVAAFLALLSYGMEALGWPVWAAMVRGACVTAFFCYHIPVERLRWSWSGVHPLLLTGLGCIPVGILAAAWLPGARVGLLHFELMGGFGLITLGVATRVVLGHSGGRSRLERTHPVLLSVLTLVLLGLLSRVSGEFLPHIQISHYLYAAFAWVAGLILWACWVLPGVMRPDPEG